CCATTTCCGTCACCATCTCTTTTCTCACCTGCAACTTGACCAGGGAAATAACATTTCGCCCCAAGTTCACAATCAACTGAGGCATATCCTGCGGTTAAAGTAGAGGCGGCGAGCAAACTTAATAAAACTTTTGAACACTTCATTTCATTTTTCCTTAAATAATAAATAAAGACGAAACCATTATAATCACTATTGCGTTGAAATTGTAAGCACAAAATGATTGTCAACAGCCTTTTTGCCGGTAGAATAACCGTTTGCTTATAATAGTCCAAAAGAGGGTCATACATGCATCATCCCTACATCAATATCGCTATCGAAGCTGCTATTGCGGCCGGAAAGGGAGTGATACGACATTTTGATCGCATCGAGCAAATCGAGAGAGAAGAAAAGTCAAAAAATGACTTTGTCACTGAAGCAGATCTTTATGCTGAACAAATTATTATCAAAACTATCAAGACAGCTTACCCCAATCACGGCATTTTGGCAGAAGAGTCTGGGCAACAGAACCCTTACAGCGATTATCAATGGATTATTGACCCCATTGATGGCACTTACAATTTTCTTCATGGCATACCGCATTTTTGTATCTCGATTGCTATTGCTATTAAAGGCAAAGTAGAGCATGGTTTGATTTTTGACCCACTTCGCCAAGAAATGTTTACCGCTACCCGTGGACGCGGCGCATATTTAAATAACAAACGAATTCGAGTGTCTACCCAACGCCAATTAAGCGATGCTTTAATCGGCACTAACCTCCCTCGCGGTGATAACCCTCAGGTTTATCAAGAATATTTAAACGTATTTGGAGCTTGTTTGCCGGTTTGCGCTAGAATGCGCGGCACAGGATCTGCAGCGCTTGACCTTGCTTATGTGGCCAGCGGACGCTTTGATGGTTATTGGGCGCATGGCTTGCGCGCGTGGGATATTGCAGCAGGCTCTCTGCTTATTCTCGAAGCAGGTGGATTAGCAGGCGATTTTTCTGGAGGCGAAAGGCATATGGAAAGCGGCAACATCGTCGCTGCTACGCCTAAAATTCTTAAAGGATTATTGCAAACGCTTGCACCGGCGTTGCCTGAAAGTTGGAAATAACACTTAACTACTTGAGTTAACTACTTGCGTGCGCTTTTACCATAAGATCCAAACCTAGAGCGTTCAAAACTGCCAACAAAGTTTTTAGTGTTGGATTACCCTGTTCACTCAAAGAGCGATAAAGTTGCTCACGAGAAAGATCGGTCTTTTGAGCAATGTTATGCATACTTTTAGCACGAGCAACAACACCAAGTGCTTTTGCAATATATGCGGCATCACTTGTTTCAAGAGCACTATTCATAAATGCTGTTATTGCATCTTCATCTGTTAAAATTTCAGCTGGATCATATGGATATAGCTTCATTGTTACACTCCAGTTTTTTCACCAACTTCTTGGCCATATTAATATCACGCTCTTGAGTAGACTTATTCCCACCACAAAGCAAAATAATAACTTCATTTTGTTGTTTTGAAATATAAATTCGATAACCAGCTCCATAGTGAATTCTTAATTCAATAATACCTCTTGAAATAAATGCGACATCTCCTACAGAATCATTAAGAAACCTACCAATATGATCTGTAATAATCCCCTTTGCTGCAAAATCTCCAAGTTTAGTAATCCATTTCTTATAAATGGCCGTCATTTTTACAATCATATCAATTCCTCACATAGTAGTTTATAAATCACAAAAATGCAACTGGAAGCATGATTTTGCGAAGTGTAAATAGTTATCCACAGAATAACGATAAGTTATTCACAGGATTTACGCTGTAAGGAAGGGAAAATATATTAAGGATGCGACTCAGCAATCACTTTTGGCGCTGCCATTAGATGCTTTTTCTCTAAGCCCATTGCAATCGCTAATGCACCTGCAACATAAATAGAAGAATACGTACCAATCACAATTCCAATAATGAGCGCCAATGAAAATCCTTTGAGCATTGCGCCACCGAAGAAAAACAACACCACAACCACGGTTAACGTTAACCCAGAGGTCATAATAGTTCGAGATAGAGTTTGATTAATCGAAAGATTCATCACTTCATCAGGAATAGCTTTTTTCAACTTACGAAAATTTTCACGTACTCGATCAAAAATAACCACAGTATCATTCAATGAATAACCAATGACAGTTAATACAGCCGCAAGACCAATCAAGTCAAAATCGATATGGAAGAAAGAAAAGATTCCTAAAATCAATACTGGATCATGCACTAATGCAATCGCTGAACTCACCGCGAAACGTATTTCAAAACGCAACGCGATATAAATCATTGTGCCAATAAGCGATATAATTACGGCAAGAACGCCCTGTTGCGCTAACTGCTTACCGACTTGCGGCCCCACATAATCAACACGCGTAATCGTTGCATCAGGCAATATCTTCGCAAAGCGCGCATTCACTTGCTGCTCAAGAAAACTCGCTTGGCTCGTTTGCTTGGCATCAAAATGCTCCAGTGATAATGTCACTTGCGCATCGCGCGAAGAGCCATAACGTATCACACTCGCTTCGGTTAAACCTGCTTGCGCCAGCTGACTGCGCACATCGGTGAGATTGACTGAATTCGCATAATGCAATTCAACCTGCACACCACCAGTAAAATCTAAGCCAAGCTTTAGATGATTGACACAGAGTGATGTAATTGAAGCGATAAATAAAATCAACGAAAAAACATAGGCGGCTTTTCGTTGTTTCATGAAATCAATTTTTGTGCCTTGTTTAAAAAATTCCATTACTTATATCCTATATCTTAAGAATTGGCAGGCTCATGATGAACCACTGCTTTTCTACTAATTTTCACTTTAATCCCAAGAGGAAGCTGCTTCACTGCGCGCCAGCCATAAAAACCATTCACTAATGCACGCGTTCCTAAAATGGCCGTAATCATTGACGTAATTAATCCTATCGTCAATGTAATTGCAAATCCTTTAACGGCACCACTACCTAAACTAAACAACACAATTGCAACAATTAACGTCGTCACGTTTGCATCTACAATAGTCACTAACGCGCGTTCATAACCGGTAAAAATCGCGGCTTGAGGGCTTGTGCCTAAACGCAATTCTTCGCGAATACGCTCAAAAATAAGCACATTCGCATCAACTGCCATCCCCACCGTCAACACCATCCCTGCAATACCTGGCAATGTCAACACTGAGCCTAGAAGAGACATAATGGCAACAATAAGCAGTAAATTCATTCCCAATGCGACATTGGCAATCAAACCAAACACGCGATAATAGAGCGCCATAAATAACACTACTGCACCAAAACCAATTTCAACGGACAGCAATCCTTTATCAATATTTTGTTGGCCCAAGCTAGGTCCTATCGTACGCTCCTGAATAATGTGAATGGGAACAGGCAAGGCACCCGCGCGCAACAACAAGGCCAAATCACTCGCTGCTTGAATATCAGTCATTCCTGTAATTCTGAAACTACTCCCTAATGCTGAATTAATCGTCGCCGCATTGATAATACGTTTTTCTGTCTTATAAGTAGTCACTATTTTTCCGTCAACTTTATGTTCTATCGGGCGTGTTTCCACGTATAAAGTTGCTAATAATCTTCCAACATTTTCAGCTGTCACCTGATTGAAGCGAGAAATCGTAGCATTTCCTGAAAGCCGAATATTAACTTCTGCGCCTTGGTCACCATAATTGGCTGTCGCATTTGTAATAGCCGCCCCTTCTAAAAGAATATCGTTCTTTAGCAAAAAAGGTTGGTGCTGATCATTAAACGCCAAACTGTGATCGGTAGGAATGACTCCAGTCACAGCGGCTTGCTGTGCATTATTGTCAGTATCGACTAAATGAAACTCTAAAGTCGCTGTTTTTCCCAGAATATTCTGCGCTTGAGCAGGGTCTTGTATGCCTGGCAAATCAATCGCAATTTGATCAGCACCTTGTTGAGTGACAACCGCTTCTGAAATACCTAATTCATTGACACGATTACGCAAAATCGTCATCGATTGATCGAGTGTGTTCTGGCGAATTTCTTGGTATTGTGCTTGCCCCATCACGCCCTGCAAAACGAAACGATGCTCTTCATCGCGCACAGTCCATTGATAATTGAGATAATTTTTAGTCACATATTTGTATGCTTGCGTACGATCGTCAGCTCCACGAAATTGCAACAATACGCCTTGAGAGCCGTCTATACGAATAGGTGATAATCCTGAATAATGAATTCGCTCCCCGCGCAAACTTAATGCGATATTTTTTACATCTGAGCCAGCCAATCGCTCAAAAACAGCATCAATATCAACCGCCAATAGAAGATGCACTCCACCTCTTAAATCTAGGCCTAAGCGCATAGGCTTAGCGCCAAGTTCCGTTAACCACGCTGGAGTCGTTGGCATCAAATACAGAGCTACAATATAAGGGGAGTCTTCGCCTAACGCTGCTTTTGCCGCTTCTTGCGCTGCTGCCTGTTGATCCGTACTCGAAAACGTCAATATCAAACTGCCACCTGGAGTGAATGTTTCGGATACAGGAACGAGATCTGCTTGTTGTAACGCTGCAGTGACTTTGTTTTTTAATACTTCATCGACAGCAACGCCTTGTTGCGCTAATGAAATTTGTAGCGCAGGCAAGTCTGAGTAAAGATTGGGCAACGCAAAGATGATACCAAAAACTAAAAGCGCAACTATAAGAATATATTTCCACAGCGGATAACGATTGAGCATGAGCCATTTTTCCCTAAATTTATGGGCAGGCACTCGACCTGCCCCTGCATTTTACTTGGAGTTTTTCAAAGAACCCAATGTTCCTTTAGGCAAAACTGCAGCAACTGCGTTACGTTGGAATGTCAAATTAACACCTTCTCCAACATTAACGGCAATGTACTGTTCATAGATTGCAGAAACTTTTCCAACAATACCAGAACTAAGCAACACTTCATCATCAACAGCAACACCTGCTACTAACGCACGATGATCTTTAGCTTTTTTTTGTTGAGGACGCCAAACCAAAAAATACATAAACGCTAAAATAGCAACTAGAAAAACGATCGGTCCAAAACCACCACCTTGCGCTGCTGGTGCTGCTGAAGCATCTGCAAAAACAATAGCAGGGGTGAGTAAAGAAAGTGCAATAAGAGACAATTTACGAACTGACATGGAAGAACTCCTTAATAATGAACGCCCGATTATACCTAAATTGCTCGATTTTAGAAGCAATTCACGCTTTACGTAAAAATCTGGTATAAACACTTTATGTTCTCTTAATATTTTAATCTCATGAAAATTAAACGCATCTTATTAAACCCTGCCTGCATCAGCGTATTTGCTGGCATGTTAGGCGTACTAGCTTTTGCGCCGTTTCACCTTTACCCTCTTATGCTCGTTAGCCTGACAGCATTTCTGTGGGTCTTACAACACTCTAACGTGGCTCAAGCATTTCGCCGTGGCTTTTATTATGGCTTTGGATTTTTTGGCGCGGGCGTTTCTTGGGTGTATGTCAGCCTGCATACCTTTGGTGATACGCCTATTGCGCTTGCTGTTTTATTGACAGCGGCATTTACTGCCATTCTTGCATTGTTTACAGCCTGCGTTGGTTGGCTACTGAACCGATATTACCCCGATAATACAAGCTTAAAGTTATGGCTCGTTTTTCCTGCAATATGGACATTGCTAGAGTGGGTAAGAAGCTGGGTATTCACTGGCTTTCCCTGGCTACTTGCTGGCAGCAGTCAATCTTATTGGCCACTCAGTAGTATTGTACCCATTGCAGGAACCTATATGGTAAGTTTTTTAATTGCACAAATTGCAGGAGGCATTATTTATTACAGCTACACGTCTACTGTTTTTCGTCGTAATACGCTGATTTACTTTGCCGGCTTACTACTTGTATGCACAGCGCTGCCTTTTTATTCTTGGACACATGCTGCAGGAGCACCATTTCAAGTTAGTTTAGCTCAAGGCAATATTACGCCTTCATTAAAATGGCGCCCAGGTGAAGCAGAAAACACTTTCAAGCATTATTTAACTTTGACTGAAGGTCACTGGGATAATCGTCTTGTCATCTGGCCAGAAGCGGCCATTACTATTCCACTTCCAAATGCCAACGATAAATTGAACCAATTAAAACAATTAAGCCAACAACATCATGCTGGATTTATTACCGGTATTCCTTACGAAAGCGCTAACATTACTGATGACTATAATGCCGCTGTCGCTGTTGGCGAAGCCCAAGGCATGTACTTCAAGCGACATTTAGTTCCTTTTGGCGAATATTTTCCAGCTCAAACAGCTAGCAAAGCTGTGCTGTATTGGTTGCAAATCCCAATGTCTAATTTTAAAGCCGGCGCTAATTCTCAAAATCCAATGGTGTATGGCGGCGCTCATATAGCTACTTTTATCTGTTATGAAATTATTTTTCCAGAAGAAGTCCGTCGTTCAATCTCTAACACGGGCGTCATTTTAACTCTCAGTGATGACGCTTGGTTTGGGCACTCCATCGCACAAGCACAACACTTGCAGATGGCGCAAATGCGCGCCATGGAAACTGGCCGCTATGTTCTCAGTGCGACCAATAACGGCATTACTGCAATTATTAATCCTCATGGAAAAATAATAAAAGAATTGCCTCCTTATCAAAGCGGGGTTTTAACGGGCGAAATTTCTCGCTATACCGGAGAAACTCCTTGGCTAAAATTCGGTAGCAATATCTTCTTAGCAATCTGTATTTTTAGTTTAGCTTTTGGAAAAATGAGAGAGAAACACTTACCCAATTTAGGGCCAAGAAGGGAATAATGTAACAATGTAATACCTTGAACCGATCCTCATGAAACGGTATGCTTCTCAACCCAATCTGCTTATAGGGTGCTCCATGACAGTTTCATATCAACCTCAACTTATTGAACAAGAAGTTCAACGTTATTGGGAAGAAAATAACACTTTTAAGGCAAAAGAAGACTTTAACAAAGAAAAATTCTTCTGTCTGGCGATGATCCCTTACCCTAGCGGCCATTTACACGTTGGGCATGTCAGAAACTACACCCTGGCGGATGTGATTGCGCGTTATCAGCGCATGCAAGGTAAAAACGTAATGCAGCCGATTGGCTGGGATGCTTTTGGGTTACCGGCTGAAAACGCCGCTTTAAAGAATAAAACTGCTCCAAACAGCTGGACTTACAGTAATATAGCTCACATGCGCACCCAATTGAAGGCGCTGGGATATGCCTATGATTGGTCTCGAGAAATTACTACCTGTGATCCAGAATATTACCGCTGGGAACAATGGTTATTTATTCAGCTTTTCAAAAAAGGCTTGGCTTACAAAAAAATGTCCATGGTGAATTGGGATCCCGTTGACCAAACGGTACTTGCCAATGAACAAGTCATCGATGGCAAAGGCTGGCGCTCTGGAGCTCCAGTGGAACGCCGTGAAATTGCTCAGTGGTTTTTAAAGATAACGGATTACGCTGATGATCTGCTTGAAGGACTAGACTCTCTTA
The sequence above is a segment of the Gammaproteobacteria bacterium genome. Coding sequences within it:
- a CDS encoding inositol monophosphatase; the encoded protein is MHHPYINIAIEAAIAAGKGVIRHFDRIEQIEREEKSKNDFVTEADLYAEQIIIKTIKTAYPNHGILAEESGQQNPYSDYQWIIDPIDGTYNFLHGIPHFCISIAIAIKGKVEHGLIFDPLRQEMFTATRGRGAYLNNKRIRVSTQRQLSDALIGTNLPRGDNPQVYQEYLNVFGACLPVCARMRGTGSAALDLAYVASGRFDGYWAHGLRAWDIAAGSLLILEAGGLAGDFSGGERHMESGNIVAATPKILKGLLQTLAPALPESWK
- a CDS encoding putative addiction module antidote protein, giving the protein MKLYPYDPAEILTDEDAITAFMNSALETSDAAYIAKALGVVARAKSMHNIAQKTDLSREQLYRSLSEQGNPTLKTLLAVLNALGLDLMVKAHASS
- a CDS encoding type II toxin-antitoxin system RelE/ParE family toxin is translated as MIVKMTAIYKKWITKLGDFAAKGIITDHIGRFLNDSVGDVAFISRGIIELRIHYGAGYRIYISKQQNEVIILLCGGNKSTQERDINMAKKLVKKLECNNEAISI
- the secF gene encoding protein translocase subunit SecF; amino-acid sequence: MEFFKQGTKIDFMKQRKAAYVFSLILFIASITSLCVNHLKLGLDFTGGVQVELHYANSVNLTDVRSQLAQAGLTEASVIRYGSSRDAQVTLSLEHFDAKQTSQASFLEQQVNARFAKILPDATITRVDYVGPQVGKQLAQQGVLAVIISLIGTMIYIALRFEIRFAVSSAIALVHDPVLILGIFSFFHIDFDLIGLAAVLTVIGYSLNDTVVIFDRVRENFRKLKKAIPDEVMNLSINQTLSRTIMTSGLTLTVVVVLFFFGGAMLKGFSLALIIGIVIGTYSSIYVAGALAIAMGLEKKHLMAAPKVIAESHP
- the secD gene encoding protein translocase subunit SecD; the protein is MLNRYPLWKYILIVALLVFGIIFALPNLYSDLPALQISLAQQGVAVDEVLKNKVTAALQQADLVPVSETFTPGGSLILTFSSTDQQAAAQEAAKAALGEDSPYIVALYLMPTTPAWLTELGAKPMRLGLDLRGGVHLLLAVDIDAVFERLAGSDVKNIALSLRGERIHYSGLSPIRIDGSQGVLLQFRGADDRTQAYKYVTKNYLNYQWTVRDEEHRFVLQGVMGQAQYQEIRQNTLDQSMTILRNRVNELGISEAVVTQQGADQIAIDLPGIQDPAQAQNILGKTATLEFHLVDTDNNAQQAAVTGVIPTDHSLAFNDQHQPFLLKNDILLEGAAITNATANYGDQGAEVNIRLSGNATISRFNQVTAENVGRLLATLYVETRPIEHKVDGKIVTTYKTEKRIINAATINSALGSSFRITGMTDIQAASDLALLLRAGALPVPIHIIQERTIGPSLGQQNIDKGLLSVEIGFGAVVLFMALYYRVFGLIANVALGMNLLLIVAIMSLLGSVLTLPGIAGMVLTVGMAVDANVLIFERIREELRLGTSPQAAIFTGYERALVTIVDANVTTLIVAIVLFSLGSGAVKGFAITLTIGLITSMITAILGTRALVNGFYGWRAVKQLPLGIKVKISRKAVVHHEPANS
- the yajC gene encoding preprotein translocase subunit YajC, which codes for MSVRKLSLIALSLLTPAIVFADASAAPAAQGGGFGPIVFLVAILAFMYFLVWRPQQKKAKDHRALVAGVAVDDEVLLSSGIVGKVSAIYEQYIAVNVGEGVNLTFQRNAVAAVLPKGTLGSLKNSK
- the lnt gene encoding apolipoprotein N-acyltransferase, giving the protein MKIKRILLNPACISVFAGMLGVLAFAPFHLYPLMLVSLTAFLWVLQHSNVAQAFRRGFYYGFGFFGAGVSWVYVSLHTFGDTPIALAVLLTAAFTAILALFTACVGWLLNRYYPDNTSLKLWLVFPAIWTLLEWVRSWVFTGFPWLLAGSSQSYWPLSSIVPIAGTYMVSFLIAQIAGGIIYYSYTSTVFRRNTLIYFAGLLLVCTALPFYSWTHAAGAPFQVSLAQGNITPSLKWRPGEAENTFKHYLTLTEGHWDNRLVIWPEAAITIPLPNANDKLNQLKQLSQQHHAGFITGIPYESANITDDYNAAVAVGEAQGMYFKRHLVPFGEYFPAQTASKAVLYWLQIPMSNFKAGANSQNPMVYGGAHIATFICYEIIFPEEVRRSISNTGVILTLSDDAWFGHSIAQAQHLQMAQMRAMETGRYVLSATNNGITAIINPHGKIIKELPPYQSGVLTGEISRYTGETPWLKFGSNIFLAICIFSLAFGKMREKHLPNLGPRRE